In a genomic window of Tissierella sp. Yu-01:
- the trpS gene encoding tryptophan--tRNA ligase: MNKKVVFSGVQPSGSLTLGNYIGALRNFGELQNEYDCYYCVVDMHAITVPQIAKDLRKRTLDVLALYIACGLDPEKSTLFVQSHVPAHAELSWVLNTVTYMGQLNRMTQFKEKSRKSDENLNAGLFTYPVLMAADILLYQTDFVPVGEDQKQHLELARDLAERFNNKYSETFKVPEPLIKEFGARIMSLQNPLSKMSKSDSDENAYILILDDKDSIRRKIKRAVTDSEGVVAYSDEQPGLKNLINIYSVLSSEDVETIVKRYESEGYGKFKEDLAEVVIAGLAPIQATYANLINSKDYLEKIYKEGADKAEYHAMKTLRKVYKKVGFIPRR; encoded by the coding sequence ATGAATAAAAAAGTAGTATTTAGTGGAGTCCAACCATCAGGATCACTTACGTTAGGAAACTATATCGGAGCTCTAAGAAATTTTGGAGAACTTCAGAATGAATACGATTGTTATTATTGTGTAGTTGATATGCATGCTATTACTGTGCCACAAATAGCAAAAGATTTAAGAAAAAGGACTTTAGATGTATTAGCTCTTTATATTGCTTGCGGGTTAGACCCTGAGAAATCAACATTATTTGTACAATCTCATGTACCAGCCCATGCAGAACTTTCATGGGTATTAAATACAGTAACTTATATGGGTCAATTAAATCGAATGACTCAGTTTAAGGAAAAGTCTAGGAAATCTGATGAAAATTTAAATGCTGGATTGTTCACTTATCCAGTATTAATGGCTGCAGATATATTATTATACCAAACGGATTTTGTCCCTGTTGGAGAAGACCAAAAGCAGCACTTAGAATTAGCAAGGGATTTAGCTGAAAGATTTAATAATAAATATAGTGAAACATTTAAGGTACCAGAACCATTAATAAAAGAATTTGGTGCTAGAATAATGAGTTTGCAGAATCCATTAAGCAAGATGTCTAAATCAGATTCTGATGAGAATGCATATATATTAATATTAGATGATAAGGATTCAATTAGAAGAAAGATTAAAAGAGCGGTTACTGATTCTGAAGGTGTTGTAGCATATAGTGACGAACAACCAGGACTAAAAAATTTAATTAATATTTATTCTGTACTTTCTTCTGAAGATGTAGAAACAATAGTTAAGAGATATGAGAGTGAAGGATACGGAAAATTCAAAGAAGACCTGGCTGAGGTTGTAATAGCAGGTTTAGCACCAATTCAGGCAACATATGCAAATCTAATTAATAGTAAGGACTATCTAGAAAAGATTTATAAGGAAGGTGCAGATAAAGCAGAATATCATGCTATGAAAACCTTAAGAAAGGTTTATAAAAAGGTTGGTTTCATTCCAAGAAGATAG
- a CDS encoding sodium-dependent transporter: MFQIKNTTKNLVVEKRETFSSGLAIFFATLGSAVGLGNIWKFPTLVGMNGGGGFVFVYLICILLLGIPTMISEFYIGRKTKSNAVGAFKKLNANSFGIIGYLGVIASLLIMFFYCVVAGWVYSYVFKSIRGDFKNLANLPIGEATNFVSNIYSNTINGSIEPMIWQVIVLLVVGTILIAGVKNGIEKTTKLLMPLLISLILIICIRSLTLEGASKGLNFLFSIDLSKLTPSVILSALGLSFFKLSVGMGTMITYGSYFTEDNDMIKTSMRVAFSDTLVSIIIGMAIFPVVFTFNLEPGAGPGLLFNTIPLVFSKIPFGNILLIAFFVFTSFAATMSMLSMVEVPVTFLKEEYKIDRKKSVLIVLTIIFIIGLLTSHPSSIFGDIKLFGKSFFDLYDYISSNLVLPIGGLLIAIYVGYKSKKDDIINELSNKSELNNTKAINLYLVILKYLTPLLLIIVFLNSIGII; the protein is encoded by the coding sequence TTGTTTCAAATTAAGAATACTACAAAAAACTTAGTTGTTGAAAAACGAGAAACTTTTTCATCGGGTCTCGCAATATTTTTCGCTACCTTAGGGTCAGCAGTAGGCTTAGGTAACATTTGGAAGTTTCCAACACTAGTAGGTATGAATGGCGGCGGTGGGTTTGTATTTGTTTATCTTATATGTATACTGTTATTAGGTATACCTACGATGATATCTGAATTCTACATAGGAAGAAAAACCAAAAGCAATGCTGTCGGAGCTTTTAAAAAGTTAAATGCCAATTCCTTTGGTATTATAGGGTATTTAGGTGTTATAGCTTCTCTATTGATAATGTTCTTTTATTGTGTTGTTGCTGGCTGGGTTTATTCCTATGTTTTTAAATCAATAAGAGGTGATTTTAAAAATTTAGCTAATTTACCTATTGGAGAAGCAACAAATTTTGTAAGTAATATATATTCTAATACTATAAATGGTTCCATTGAGCCTATGATCTGGCAAGTAATAGTTTTGTTAGTAGTAGGAACTATATTGATAGCTGGAGTAAAGAATGGTATAGAGAAAACCACAAAACTATTAATGCCATTACTAATTTCATTGATATTAATTATTTGTATACGTTCACTAACACTAGAAGGTGCAAGTAAAGGTCTAAATTTTTTATTCAGTATTGATCTATCCAAACTAACTCCTTCTGTTATATTATCTGCTCTAGGATTGTCATTTTTTAAGCTTTCAGTTGGTATGGGAACTATGATAACCTATGGTAGTTACTTTACGGAAGATAATGATATGATCAAAACATCAATGAGAGTTGCTTTTTCTGACACATTGGTATCTATAATAATTGGTATGGCAATATTCCCAGTGGTATTCACCTTTAATTTGGAGCCAGGTGCAGGTCCTGGATTGTTGTTTAATACAATCCCGCTAGTATTCTCCAAGATACCTTTTGGTAATATATTATTGATAGCTTTTTTTGTATTTACTTCCTTTGCAGCAACTATGTCGATGCTATCAATGGTAGAAGTACCTGTTACTTTTCTCAAGGAAGAGTATAAGATAGATAGAAAAAAATCAGTACTAATTGTATTGACTATAATATTTATTATAGGTTTATTAACTTCCCATCCATCTAGTATTTTTGGGGATATAAAATTATTTGGAAAGAGTTTCTTTGATCTATATGACTATATCTCATCTAACTTAGTACTACCTATAGGTGGATTACTAATAGCTATATATGTTGGATATAAGTCCAAAAAAGATGATATTATAAATGAGTTATCAAATAAAAGTGAATTAAATAATACAAAAGCAATAAATCTTTACCTTGTAATATTAAAATATTTAACCCCACTATTATTGATTATAGTATTCTTAAACTCTATCGGTATTATATAA
- a CDS encoding thioredoxin domain-containing protein — MNRLIHEKSPYLLQHKDNPVDWYPWGKEALNKAKEENKLLFISIGYSTCHWCHVMNRESFSDNEVAEVLNKYYVPIKVDREERPDVDKVYMTFAEVMNGNAGWPLNVIATPEAKPLYVGTYFPKQTQDRMIGIIELLNKIDNAWKEDSDSLVKNSEEILNEIKKINLYEEGNISEDINTKALKVLKSIYDKENGGFGNRPKFPMPQYLLYLLKYGEMNDDKVALEIAEDTLVKMYKGGLFDHIGYGFFRYSVDEHWLVPHFEKMLYDNALLSLVYTKAYEISSNPLFKDVAEKIYEFVLRDMISENGGFYSALDADSEGEEGKFYLFESEEVVDLLGKEWGDIFNKYYDITKQGNFEGKNIPNLIKTDLDSIPSNDEAILNSIIQMLFSYREKRVSPHRDEKILTAWNGLMIGSLAYAGRIFGNNFYLKKARESINFIINNLFDEYGNLLSTHIGGSSYNYGFLEDYTFFIFGLINLYKATKESKDLELAQKLTKDMLELFGDENNGLYFYSYKSEQLILRPKEFYDGAIPSGNGFALINLFNLYVITGDEKYSKIAKDILYSFGDSLNKSPLAHLYSLIAINSYM; from the coding sequence ATGAATAGACTAATCCATGAAAAATCTCCCTATCTTCTTCAACACAAAGATAACCCGGTTGACTGGTATCCATGGGGGAAAGAAGCTCTAAATAAAGCAAAGGAAGAAAACAAGTTGTTATTTATATCTATAGGATATTCCACTTGTCATTGGTGTCATGTGATGAATAGAGAATCATTCAGTGATAATGAAGTAGCCGAAGTTCTTAATAAATACTATGTACCAATAAAAGTAGATAGGGAAGAGAGGCCTGATGTTGATAAAGTTTATATGACATTTGCAGAAGTAATGAATGGAAATGCTGGATGGCCATTAAACGTAATTGCTACCCCTGAAGCTAAACCCCTATATGTAGGGACATATTTTCCAAAACAAACTCAGGATAGAATGATTGGAATAATAGAACTATTAAATAAAATAGATAATGCATGGAAAGAAGACTCAGATAGTTTAGTTAAAAACAGTGAAGAAATTCTTAATGAAATTAAGAAAATAAACTTATATGAAGAAGGCAATATTAGTGAAGATATAAACACTAAAGCCTTAAAAGTTTTAAAAAGCATTTATGACAAGGAAAATGGAGGCTTTGGTAATAGACCTAAATTTCCAATGCCACAATATTTATTATATCTATTGAAATATGGAGAAATGAATGACGATAAAGTAGCATTAGAAATAGCAGAAGATACATTAGTAAAGATGTATAAAGGAGGTCTATTTGACCACATAGGATACGGATTTTTTAGATACTCAGTCGATGAACATTGGTTAGTACCTCACTTTGAAAAGATGCTTTATGATAATGCTCTATTAAGTCTTGTGTACACTAAAGCCTATGAAATTTCCTCTAATCCTTTATTTAAAGATGTAGCTGAGAAAATATATGAATTCGTATTAAGGGATATGATATCTGAAAATGGTGGCTTCTATTCAGCTCTTGATGCTGATTCAGAAGGGGAGGAAGGTAAGTTTTATCTATTTGAAAGTGAAGAAGTAGTGGATTTATTAGGTAAAGAGTGGGGAGATATCTTTAACAAATACTATGACATTACAAAACAGGGGAATTTTGAAGGTAAAAATATACCTAATTTAATTAAAACTGATTTAGATTCGATACCTAGTAATGATGAAGCGATATTAAACAGTATAATTCAAATGTTGTTTTCTTATAGGGAAAAAAGAGTAAGCCCTCATAGGGATGAGAAGATATTAACAGCTTGGAATGGCTTAATGATTGGAAGTCTTGCTTATGCTGGCAGAATATTTGGAAACAATTTTTATTTAAAGAAGGCTAGAGAATCGATTAACTTTATCATAAATAACTTATTTGATGAATATGGAAATCTTTTATCTACTCATATAGGTGGAAGTAGTTATAATTATGGTTTTTTGGAGGATTATACCTTCTTCATATTCGGCTTAATAAATCTTTATAAAGCTACTAAAGAGTCAAAGGATCTGGAACTTGCACAGAAGTTAACTAAGGATATGTTGGAGCTATTTGGTGATGAAAATAATGGATTGTACTTCTATAGTTATAAATCAGAGCAGCTTATACTCAGACCTAAGGAATTTTATGATGGTGCAATTCCATCAGGTAATGGATTCGCTTTAATAAATCTATTTAATCTGTATGTCATAACAGGTGATGAAAAGTATTCAAAAATAGCAAAAGATATACTTTATTCATTTGGTGATAGTTTAAATAAAAGTCCATTAGCACATCTTTATTCATTAATAGCTATAAACAGCTACATGTAA
- a CDS encoding DUF488 family protein, whose amino-acid sequence MLSIKRIYEGPDLEDGYRVLVDKLWPRGISKERAKLDYWAKGITPSTELRKYFCHDADKFEEFSKGYIFELDNNEASVEFINLIKDKLNEGNVTLIYAAKDPHINHAKVLKEWIEQKL is encoded by the coding sequence ATGTTAAGTATAAAGAGAATCTATGAAGGACCGGACTTAGAAGATGGATACAGGGTTCTAGTGGACAAACTTTGGCCTAGGGGTATTTCAAAGGAAAGAGCTAAATTAGATTATTGGGCTAAGGGGATAACCCCTTCAACTGAATTAAGAAAATATTTTTGTCATGATGCTGATAAATTCGAAGAATTTTCAAAAGGATATATTTTTGAATTAGATAACAATGAAGCTTCTGTAGAATTTATAAACTTGATCAAGGATAAGTTGAATGAAGGCAATGTGACACTAATATATGCTGCAAAGGATCCTCATATAAATCATGCAAAGGTACTTAAAGAGTGGATAGAGCAGAAACTATGA
- a CDS encoding DUF3298 domain-containing protein — translation MKRKVSILLLLVLLVTFVPYGFAEDNFNVSHTIIKSEDDVKSIDVVLPIFEGFNGADKINEGVLNIALDAIGEANAFSRSMMPIKKELIEKGEVAASMVVNLDMTYDYEKLGDLLSVQLNIYSYYGGAHGTSQVISITANTSTGEIYEFKDLFKQDTDYNSAITNCILEEIDKNPEWYFPNYEETIANKEGNYEFYIDGDKLVVYFGLYDIAPYAAGIRHFIIDSEDIKDILKDEVYNSIKDGKERGHISYNGKDIDSDEGVIQDNNTILLPLRSIAETLGYDVDWNKNDGAIVDGKPVSVESLVIIDGSTYVPLTYFKDSLGERVSLGVKGNDKFIARVYSNEVEDNYLYTKISEFEKPEAPLDAIKMYAEAVKMRDGVAQYGLMEDQLRDQKYNEFKEMGFVTGTSSPWVDSYEIKQLEEDLYQIIFTYKTSVPADIFTSEINVRLIEDGLFIKLLVIE, via the coding sequence ATGAAAAGAAAAGTATCTATCTTGTTGTTGCTAGTATTATTAGTTACATTTGTTCCTTATGGATTTGCAGAAGATAATTTCAATGTATCCCATACCATTATAAAAAGTGAGGATGATGTGAAATCAATTGATGTTGTATTACCAATATTTGAAGGCTTTAATGGCGCAGATAAAATAAATGAGGGAGTACTAAATATTGCTTTAGATGCGATAGGCGAAGCTAATGCCTTTTCCAGGTCTATGATGCCTATTAAGAAAGAGCTAATAGAAAAAGGCGAAGTAGCTGCTTCTATGGTTGTTAATCTTGATATGACATATGATTATGAAAAACTTGGTGATTTATTATCGGTTCAATTAAATATTTACTCATACTACGGTGGAGCACATGGAACAAGCCAAGTAATATCTATTACTGCTAATACTTCTACTGGAGAAATATATGAATTTAAGGACTTATTTAAGCAAGACACAGATTATAATTCTGCTATAACAAATTGCATCTTAGAAGAAATTGATAAGAACCCAGAATGGTACTTTCCAAACTATGAAGAAACTATAGCTAATAAAGAGGGTAATTATGAGTTCTATATAGATGGAGATAAATTAGTCGTTTATTTTGGCTTATATGATATAGCTCCATATGCTGCAGGAATAAGACATTTTATTATTGATTCAGAGGATATAAAAGATATTCTTAAAGATGAGGTATATAATTCAATTAAGGACGGTAAAGAGCGAGGTCACATCAGCTATAATGGAAAAGATATAGATAGCGATGAAGGTGTTATTCAAGATAATAATACGATATTACTACCACTTAGGTCTATTGCTGAAACCTTAGGATATGATGTAGACTGGAATAAAAATGATGGCGCTATTGTAGATGGAAAACCAGTATCTGTTGAATCATTAGTAATTATTGATGGATCTACCTACGTACCTTTAACATATTTTAAAGATTCATTAGGTGAGAGAGTTAGTCTTGGTGTAAAAGGCAACGATAAGTTTATTGCAAGAGTATATAGTAATGAAGTAGAAGATAATTATCTTTATACTAAAATTAGCGAATTTGAAAAGCCAGAAGCTCCATTAGATGCTATTAAGATGTATGCAGAAGCCGTTAAAATGAGAGATGGCGTAGCACAATATGGTTTAATGGAAGATCAATTGAGAGACCAAAAATATAATGAGTTTAAAGAAATGGGCTTTGTAACAGGTACCTCTAGTCCTTGGGTAGATAGTTATGAAATAAAGCAGCTGGAAGAAGATCTTTATCAGATAATATTCACCTATAAAACTAGTGTACCAGCAGACATATTTACATCAGAAATAAATGTGAGATTAATAGAGGACGGACTGTTTATAAAACTATTAGTCATTGAATAA